Below is a genomic region from Eupeodes corollae chromosome 1, idEupCoro1.1, whole genome shotgun sequence.
aaaaagttaacaatgtaaacaaagaagtaaaattatGTACAATATGAATTTACaattattcaaactttttgttggGCCATAGGCCATTCTCCATTTGGAGTAACTTTACGTGTTTGTTCAGGCTAAAAAGTTCACCTTCTCCAGACCGTCCATCTGGGTTGGTTTCACATACATGGAAACCCTCCATCTATTGAAACCTgaaaccaaactttttttttccccATGAAAATGACAGAGAGAACCATGGTCAGAAGGACTATGGCCGTCCCACTCTGTCTAGTTCTCGTGTAGAAGGGTGTGACATTTGTCAAATCATTTCCAACGGAAATGATAATTGATAATGAATTATATGACTCCCTCGCGTGTTTGAGTTCACTAAGAGTTTCTACAGGCATTTtgattacatatatttttattttctcgaaTGTTCACGATGTTCACGACGGAaagtacacaaaataaataaaccaaatgACAGGTCGAGTAAGGGACAAcgataaaactatattttgctTTTCTGATGGTCGATTATCAAGAGAAAGAGACAGATGTCACGATTAAAATGTTACATAGAAAAGGTAAAACAGATAATGCTCTTTCGGAAAGAGAACAAAAAAGTCACTTGGTAACACAACTCGTCCGATAGAGAACACGATAGTCTCTTCCAGATATCGATGATAGCGAAGcatttttaattgtataaaaataatattatcaaaatgagattGAACAAACACTCTCAGttcgatttgaaaaattgatgaaGGTCAggagcatttttaaatttcttcttttttttttaaatgttttccgTTTTAACATCATTATAAAGAAACTAAGTTGCTGCGATAGCTTAAAGTTGTTCGagttttgttttacataaacTTAGCTTACTAATCATTTTCATAACAAGCGTGTTGAGTTCTTCCATTGAAAATAGCTCACCATGAGAAACTAAAGAAGACGAAGCTGGTTGATTTGTATTCACCACAGGTTTTGAATTTGATGCGGCTAGCTTTTTAGCCGAATATTAGAGCAAAGAAAAATGCGAAgtgaaccaaacaaaaaatgaaaagcgataaaattgcaattttaatttactttattctttatttaattaacgCGGAGATGATATCTCTATAAACACTGATGATGGACCGTGTCCTAGGCCCACACAGTATAGGCTTTTATACCTTATTTCGAGTTccatttacataattttagGTACAAAAAACAGTGGTTGAATGGAAAACGGAATCCGAAAAATGTCTCAATGTAAGTGGGTTCCCCCATTGTATAGAGGCTTTTGACGGCAAGCACGTCTAAATAAAGAAACTATAAGAAAACATTTAGCATAGTCCTGATAGCTGTTGTCAATGCAAATAGTGAATTCTTAATGGTTgacgttttgaaaaaatggacGAATTTCCGGTGGTGAAGTTTTTTCATACACGAAATTTGCAGAAATGTTGGAGACCGATTCCCTTAACATTCCAATTGCGGAAGAGGTAATGGCAGATGGAGAAAAGTTGCCTCATGTTTTTGTAGCGGATGACGCTTTCCCATTGAAGGAATACATAATGAAGCCATATTCATGAATGCAAATATCTTCACaggaattaaatttcaatagatCCTCACCACAATTGTTTACAAGCTTCAGCTGCCGTCGCCGTCGTaggatattttgaaatttgtaattttattttttaattgttgaagaGTTCCATCGAgtttcatttctattttattgaaCTTCTCCAGCAATACATTCCAAGcttgacttttttttagttaatttttgtattcattgctTTTTATCTTCCAAAGCGTGGGATGTTGCTGGAGAAGTTCAAATAATTCcttccaacattttttattgtttcagtcatttttaatttatttttttaagaacaaaaaccaATCAAAGCACACCGAAACCAGAGACTAGACAGCAGACATGACCACAGAGATAATTCTATTGAGATTATTCACGTCTCTGTTTTTTATCTCACTTTAATTTCTTGGTAAGAAAGAGATGAAATGCGTTTGATTTGACAGTTAATCAAATGACTTGAATACACACACCTCAACACAGTTAAAAACATTCGCATCAACTTGAACAAATTCCGATCTTccattagtattttatttttttttcttctttattaaatttttacatttactctgatttgtgactaatttttgaagcttttcaTCTCGTAAAATCCTAACACCTAAGAACACGCCGACATCAATAAAAATCATGGATATGACATAAATGGATGAAAAACTTCGTCAACAAAGCGAGTTTATTGTTTCACTTCTGTCGAAAAAACTCGAAgagtcagaaaaaaaaataactgaagaaCTCGGcagtgaaattaataaaatcaaaactagTGTCCAGGAAATAAATAATCGTGTTGTGATATTAGAAACCTCCAAAACCGAAATTAAATCAGATATCAACTGTTATTTTTTCAGATCGTAAAAATAATACCAAATCACGAGACAAATAGTAACTTACTGCTTGAAGGTTTAACGGAAACTAaactttatttctcaaaaaagtaTACAGagcaaaataaagaaagaacaaaaaatgcaaCTATGCAATAATATGCAAGCGTGAgcattaatgaaaaaatattaatacacaAAGTGAACACGAGAACCGTGAACTACATGCAACCATCAATTCCACAAGCTTTTTGGAGGTATCAGCGGTTCTTTCCGTGTTGGCGGAGGCAGGTGCGGCCAACTGAGTGGCGCTTGATAACATTCCATCGGTCATTTAGGttcatcttcaaaaatatttgacactGATCGACTGCCTTGCAATTAGATGTGCAAAGCAAGCACTTTCTGaagttttgttgcgattgtatctCTGTATCTTGATGAACGTTAACTGATGCCGCTCTAGTACCACTTCTTCGGTGACTGGTGGTTTGTAAATGAAGCTCATCAAGTGGGTTAACAACTAATGCAGAGTGTGCTATTCCTTCTAGCCATGAACTATAAGGTGAGAGGTTAAcaacacttaatttttttctatagcTGCCCCATTCAAGACGAATAGGTGGTGGCAATTTGTTTGTCAACTCCCGTAATAGAGATGGGTTCTCTAAATGCCCATGTAAACCAGTAGCTTCCATCACACCACATATGTTTTGGACTGCTAAAGAAAACTTTATAATCGTTTGCAACTTATCTTGTCGAGGTGGTGGTTCTTTACGAATCCTTTCCACAAGGTTATCAATTATAACTTCTGGCTGtccaaaatgaatttgaagaGTCTTCAGAACACCTGGAACTTGGTCAGGAATAAGGAGTCTGTTCCTGACAGCATCTAAAGCTTCACCCTTGAGGCAGTTTTGAAGTCGACGTAGATTGTCCGTATTCGTAAATTCACAAGAAGTTGTAGTGTTGTTAAACCAACTTATAAACAGTGGCCATTCTTCCGGGCGTCCACTGAATGTCACTTGGTCCTTAGCCATTACTTGTCTGGCTGTCATTTGCTGCTTATTCAGTGCCGACGTTTCTATTGATGTGCCGTTCAAGAATTGGTATGCTGTTGGTAGTTTGACAGAAGATGCGTTGTGGCTGGAGGTGACTGCAATGGGTGGTTGCGAACTTTGCGGTTTTAAAGTTGTTGTGAAGGTTTTAACTTGTGTTGCATTTCGCTGTACAGGGGTTGAATTATTCTTCGATAGATCCTATGCAAGTTTTTTCTGAGTTTGATTAGGGTTATTTTCAAGTTCAGTGTTTTTTTCATCGCTTTGACCATCATATGAGTCTGATAATAACTCTTGAAGCATTGCGTACTTCTTTTTAAGGAATTCCATGTCACTTCGTTCTTTCATCTCCTTTTCTTCCTGCAGTTGCTGTAATTTTAGCTAACGTTGTTTCGCTCTTGATGCTTTTGCTGCTTGCTTTGTTGCGGAGGCGTTTATGTTCTGCAAGTGACCATGAAGAGTCCTCTGTGGTTGTGTCAAAGTACCATTTCTGCCTGCAGCTTCTTGGTCACTTGGGTGGCTGTTGCGGTTTTCGGTAGTTGCTGGTGTTGGATCTTTTGTATGTTGGCACTTGGAACAATTCCACTCTTTGTTTTGAAGGTCGATAGTTACTCCAATCTTTGTGATGCGTGGATGAGACGTATAAGATGAATGATAAGCCGCGATGATCGTGAGTCTGATGAAGATGATCCTGATCTGCCGTTGTACGGTGAACGATGACAATGGCGATGAGATTGAAGTGTAAAGATAATGATACGATgcgatgatgaagatgattattatgatgattttgcaattaaagaaatgaaattttccaacaaaggaaattaaagttttatttctccaagcaaattcaaatctttagCCTAGAAATGAAAGAATTTTCTGTATAGTTTTTTATAAAGAGGCTTTAATTTCCTATAGTAATAAGTTCATTGTAATAcagttttagtttaatttacaGTTCTtacttttggttttatttagaGTATCTTAGCTatatatatttagttttaatttttaatttggatttaGTTTTCTGGAAAAGTCAAGGGCAAAATGGCCGATGACAGCTTCCTTTCCGTAAAATTTTGTCATTGGTAGAGTGGTGCCAAGCTACATTTATGTTAATGATAGTGTCGGTAACAACACGCATGCTGCTTGCCAAGACATTGTtattactaattttaatttatggttGTGAATTatattgctgttgttgttatgaaagtaaacttaaacttaatgtCACTTTTAACAATATTGTACGCTATGTCTTTGGCTTACGATATGACATTTGATAACTACCTTAAACTTCGTAGTTTGTTGCTATTCGCTGATGTACTGCTTACACACCAACCACAATACTGTTCTGACAAGATAAATTTCCCTACCTCTATTAGATCTCGTCAAATCTACAACGAGTAGCTAAATAAGGCGCAGAAGTAGTTCCATAGGTTACTGTATTTAACTGGTATACCTTTAACGAATCCGTACGCTTAGTTCTCCTGATATTACATTGGTATTTACGGTCGTTTTTATCAATTACGATCTGCTGGTACATTTTGGATATGTCAGCTGTTAGTGCGAATTTGTAGCAACGAAAacgtaaaataattgaatacagATAATCTTGCATTATCGGACTGACTTTTTCAGATCCTTTCTTAATTTGTCAATATGTTTGTCCCATAGAAAATTGCAGTCTATTACcactccaagatatttgtaaCTTTCAACTATGTCAATGCACTCCTTCGAAGCATCATTTCTGAAGTAAATCTGCTTTTCTGtttgttgcaatttattttgccttatatttataaacaaaaaaaaagaaattaaacttaaacaaaacaccCGAGCGAAATATTAAATTGTAAGAAGTAAATTATGCCAGAATGTCAAACAGCAGCGGCGAATAAGTGACGAGGAAAAATTGCAACAAGCATCAAATTAAGTGCTGCCACCACGACAAGCTCATTGAGGAGTGCGTTCAGCAACTAATGATTGTTCGATTGATTAAGTTGCATGAAAATGTGATATCACgttgatatcaaaattattacttgAATTAATAATTACCACAGGGGCGGtcttacgtttcgtaagaaaAAGGGGCgccaacaatttaaataaataaaaaaataatataaaaaataaaaaaaaggaaattgcaaacctttcCTGAAAAACAAGAAGAGAAAAGCACCAACGAAACAgtacaaccaaaaaaaaacaaaatggatatCTTTTAGgacaactttatttattaggaTATGCCTGAGAAACCTTGCAAAAGCAGGATAAAAACTCatgatcttttcaaaattaacgaCAGGTTTTATGGACTATGGACCGTTAAGGTCTTAATtcccacaaacaaaattggggtaaaagaattaaaacaagttaaccgaaaataaacaaatttgtacttaTCTTTTTCCTGCAGAGCCCCAAATACATAGGTATTTtcctttccttctttttttcttttcacttttttttttaataaaaaaaacgacaCTACTAACTTCTCTTAGCTATTCTCAATTTTCACTCGGTCTCGGTACgaaaattatctttattttttttgtctttatctTCACGCTTTCAATGGTCGAAAAGAATTGACGGCCAGATTCCAAGATCTGTCCTATCTCTTCCTTTCCATCTCCCGCCATTTTAGCTTTCAGCCAATATGGAGTGGCGGATTTCAATCACTTCATCAACAGCCAATCAGAGATCGGCTTGTTGATCTCTTGTGATGAAATTCTAGCGATCCCGCTTACTCGCTCTTCTCTCACAGCAAAATGCAAGTCATCCTGGAATTCGCTACGTCGATTCCAGAAACTGCATTCAGCCACCCCCACTTTCTACTTCGATATCGAACAAAGAccgagaaatttaaaattgagaaaaacctttaaagtaATCAACTAAACTTTAACTTAGACTTAATGACCGCTCgaaaggaaattaaaaatagcTATACTTCAGGATCTGTTACTCTACCACCGATTTAAGTTGCCCGAAACTTAACCGCCTATAAGTTAATAAAACTTATCTCCCGTATtacattcttttcaaaattaatacaattaacgacacaaaacaaattaacaatataaacaaaaaaaaataaccaaaagaattacaaaatttacaattattaGACTTTATGTTGGGCCGTGGGCCATTCTCCAGTTGGAGTAACTTCCCTTGTTTCCGCTTAAAGTTCACCTTCCccagaccgtccatctggtttggtttcacttACATGGAAAACATTCCTCTTTGGTAACCTGAAACGAAACTTGGTTCTTTTTTTCCTCACGAAAATGACAGAGAGAACCATGGTCAGAAGGACTGTGGCCGTCCCGCTCTCTCTCGTTCTCGTGTAGAAGGATTGTGACATTTGTCAAatcgaataaattaaatattaaaagaacttGTTGCGTTTATTTAAAACGCAAATGTTTTCATGGCTTCGGATAtccatcatttttgtttttgaagtatttatcACTAATCCGTTGTCATGACATCATCTAACAGCCGCATTGAATTCATCTTGCATCACCATTGTCGGCGTGTCCAGGGACCTATGACGAAGAACAATCGCAGTATCGTCAGCAAAAGCGACGATTTGTAGATCGGCCTTACTACAGAAGTCTTTAGAGGTTTTGGTATTTTTGATTGAGTGATGCTCAGCAAAAGATTGGAGAACAAATATCGGCATGCCTTCTAGGTAAATATTGAGTTTTCTACAAAATGATTAGCGTTATTTGATGTTATGGCACTACATTTGTTTATTATGGTCGCTGTTTGTGATGAGAAAAACCCAGCAAATTCATTGGAAAGTGAATTAATTtctgttttgaagttttttgacACTGTTTCGTGTATACTCGGTTTTTTTCTTCCTAGTATTTCATTTATTAGTGATCAATTAATGACTTTGGTCCATTTTtacaccgaaaaaaaaaacgttggtgATATCAATCAATATTCTTGTTTAATTTGGCATCAACCAAGAATCATTCTTGATTTCACTATGGTCGCGTGATTAATACTTTTATCAAAACTTTACAATGAACGGTGTTGATTTCGTATTCGATGTATCATCCCTTATagttttttgacaatatttgtGTTACACTGAGTATTTTCGTACTCAAATGATCATGGCTGTTGTGcttctgaaaaattatttttgagtatGACCGTGATGAATAAACTACCATTCTGATAGTTTAACCATGTACGTTGTTGaatgaatatgtttttttagaaacaCGTTCATAGTAAAATGACAATGTTCAGGCTTAAACTAAAATGTCTCCGTTATTCCTTAACTACGTTTATTGTACACCTACTACAACTGTGATTGCTTAACAACGCTTATTTCGTTGTCAAATGACAATGTTCATGGCTTAAACTATAATGTTTCCATTATTCTTTAACTACGTTAAACTGCAACTGTGATTGCTTGACAACGCTTTATCTTCAGAGGTTTTTTGATTTCTACTACTTACTACTACTTACTACTATGAACTCttaaaaggtaaaataaaaagttgattttcattaatttaactgttttttttattgttttattgttatgttttgtttttttttcttgaattttaaacaatgtttttaaagaataaaataaaaaatagacacattattcaaaaaaaactttaaaattataaaatttttaccaCTAGGGTTTGAAAGCAAAGACACTGGAGGCCCATGAAattcattaatattattttttttaaattttaattgttatgcACAAACACTGATGCTAACTGACGATGACCTTTTTCAAGTTCTTCCTTGGAATTGTAGATATTATTGCAGATTCTAAGCAGAATGAAATATGTTGAaatcttttgtaatttttctgaaaataaatatttattctcattaagtgatgaaaaaaaatacaaaagtaattgttttgaaactacAAATTAATGATTAACGTTTTCGACTTACCTTTTTTCCACtttgttaaatataattattaaacgTTTCGTTCAATGTCCAAACACCAACTGGaactgacgacgacgactacgagcCGATGCTGAAACTTAAACAGTGGAAAAATTATTCCGTTATCGATGAAGCGCGTCCTAATGATCACGTACGTTGTTGACCGCACTGTAATCATTGTCAATTGTAACAATATTCATGTTCACTGCACTATTATGGGTATATTAAGCTACTCTTACacttcaacaaataatttaataaaaacaaatgaggTTCACATTTGGAAAATGATAATTACAAAGCTTGTTAAAATATTGTCAAGATTTCTAACAAGGTTTCAATGgactgtttttttcataaatattatgcatatattttatttttcaatttacaaaTATTGTATGATTTCTTTTAGGCTACAACAGTTTTTAAAGTGAGTTTTCTTCTCTCTTTTTAGTTGTTTAAAGTGAGTTTTCTTCTCTCTTTTTAGTTGTAGACGGGCTTTAACAATTCGGTTTTTAATGGCATAGACAAATCTTTAGATATTTCTTTCTCAATTTGTGTGTACAACAATATgacaaaaaacgttttaatttttaatccacTTTCCCACTAGGAAAATAATGGcccagaaaattattttagattattttaatttttttgtaacacATACAGTTAAGCTGCttcattcaaaagaaaaataaaaaaaaacatgttttaaaaaaaaattagaaaagctATCATAAAACATATCGaactaataaacaaaatttctgctTTAATATATTGGGTATATCTTCTAATATCAACccaaataaataatgtaaaagcAGTGCATGATTTTGACACTGATTATGAATGATATATGAATGATAGcacgaattaatttaaaattaaatcaaatttttaagcgaattatgatattttaattcACTGTCAGTTCTGGTTACAatgattaaaaaagaattaattctcaaaaaaaaaaaacaatgatttctacaaagaaaaaaaaatccattttcttaaaattatcctTTTTTACGTATATGAAAACATCCACTTAAgaattacatatattattttttttataaatgaaataagaTATTCGATATTTTTTGACTTAGTCGTTACAGGGcctaaacacattttaaaaactaaaacagaaACTACCAAACTTTTCACATTGGAATGAGCAAAAGACGTTTTGTGTGTCGATTATGTCCGATAACCTAGCACAATTTTCGTAATATGATTCTTCTATTTCAACTCTATATCGTGTTTCTGAGGGAAGGTCCGCTTCCTCACCGAGCCgcgtttcaattaaattttgaactctTTCAAACTCAAGCATATAATGTTCTAATCTGGCTTTCAATGCCTTTGCCTTTGATACCTGCAGGGCATCCGATTGACATAAGGCAATTTGTCCCCTTAAAGCACCCCGTTGACGTTTAAGCGATTCTAAATTGACCTCTTCCATTTTCGATTTAATAAACGAGCAAAGAACTTATTTTTTCACATACGGCAACGCTAAACTCAGCAATAATTAGtttcgttgttttttctttttagcgAAATGAAACGAACACGAACTGTCATGCAACACACATGCACATTTAGATAATTTTTCTCTTTGCTTTGAACTCTCTTTTTTACGATGAGTAGTAGGTACTCTCGgttaaaattatgtatataaGTTGTATCTCACTAACCAACGACGAACGATGATATAGAAGTACCGGTGGAGGAGAAATAACGGACTTTTGCTATTCGCATGCATGTATATACAAGTTAACACGACACCTTGCACCTTATCGCCCACCTATTCCCAATCCAATTCCAAGAATTGTTGaaagcaaaatattatttctatttttgttaattaagcaATTACCTCtattttgttaacttaaaataatattactaatcaattattgtattataattttgtcaatttagCAAATATAAAACCAATAAGTAAAATACTTTACATTTCTTGGAAACcaagaaattatttgttttttgttaattaagcaataatttatattttgttaattaagcaattattggaaatattgtattattagagaaataaaataaagcttcaCTTTTTAGTCAACCACGaaacaaattgtgtttttttttaaatcgtgtgGCAGTACACGCGATAACTGGCGCCCGAGCAACCAATACCCGAATTAAAGTGCTAAGATTCCTGATTAATAGTGACTGTGAAAATAAGGTGCAACACAAGAACCACCTACggttaaaaagtgatttttaagaaattactaTAAAGTTAATTTGAAAGGAATCAGTGAAAGGTGCAATATTCAAATTGACCTACAAATTAGTGCTTCGcgtaaaaacttaatttttgtgaaagGTGTAAACTTAAGAACCACCTAACAAACTGTATTTTTACGCAATAATTACAAATAACTCTGTGAAAGGTGTAAACGTAAGAACCGCCGTacagaaaattataattaaatcagTGTAAGCGCAACATTAAAACTGCCGGAAAACTACAAACCTAGTGCTTCGCGCAAgaacttaaattttgtgaaaggtGCTAACTTAAGAACCACCTAACAAACTGTATTTTTACAAAGAACTCTGTGAAAAGTGTAAACATAAGAAACACCattcagaaacttttaaaaacagcccgaaaactacaaaattagtTCGTGTCTCTTACacaaagaaggaagatttaaagaaactttCCAAGATTGCATCAAACAGTGGAAGAACCCGTTCCCGAGTATCCAACGAAAAAAGGACTAAACGGAATCCCGGCGATGCTGCTATTTTTGtaaggaattaaaaatatttcctatattttataaaaaatatattatcatactatattatattttataataattttatcatttataaactccaaacaaattaaaacaaatatactttatacaaaaactatattatatttcataataattatatcattatattttatataaacttcaaacaaattaaaaaacaaaaaatatactttataaaaaaaagaaaaatttaaaataaaaaaatcatatcgaATTCTTTAAAGCTATTAGGCAAATAGATATTTGtgccaaaatcaaaaacaaaaaaagtcatttaaacgaaaaaatataaattaaaattgtgtagGATCACATATCTGTCATCTTTTCCCATTCCCACATTCCTCCAACTATCATGTCTGAAATTGAACATTTAAATGAACTTGTTAGGCAACTAACAGGGGCTGTTAATGCCCAAAtcgaacaaattaaattaataaataatagacTGAGTCAAGTGGAGAGTAGGGTAACACCACctcaaaacttaaacaataacCTTTCTCTTCCAAGAACGGAACAAGACCTTATCGAAATAAGGAAACTTCCGGACTGCGTTAGGGATCTCCAAGTCTTTGATGGCAATGCCGTCCAATATATTTCATGGGTCCACAGTGTGGAGTCCATATTAAAAGACTATGagattgtaaaaacaaaaccaatataTAGAGCCATCTTACAACACATACGACATAAAATAAGAGGTCCAGCCGATGCTGCCCTCGTTtcgtataatatttttgatgaagattgggcaacaataaaaaaatgtttgtcactgCACTATGCAGACAAACGTGACGTTCGCACCTTGGAGCACGAGCTCAATTTGCTAACACAAGGCCGCAGAACAATTGACGAATTTTACGCCAGGGTTAACCATCAATTATcccttttaattaataaaattaaagctaaAGATTATTGCCAAGAGACGGTAAACGCTTTGACGGCAAATTACCGAAACAGAGCCTTAGATATATTTGTAAGAGGTCTCAACGGAGATGTCTC
It encodes:
- the LOC129951349 gene encoding uncharacterized protein LOC129951349, encoding MAKDQVTFSGRPEEWPLFISWFNNTTTSCEFTNTDNLRRLQNCLKGEALDAVRNRLLIPDQVPGVLKTLQIHFGQPEVIIDNLVERIRKEPPPRQDKLQTIIKFSLAVQNICGVMEATGLHGHLENPSLLRELTNKLPPPIRLEWGSYRKKLSVVNLSPYSSWLEGIAHSALVVNPLDELHLQTTSHRRSGTRAASVNVHQDTEIQSQQNFRKCLLCTSNCKAVDQCQIFLKMNLNDRWNVIKRHSVGRTCLRQHGKNR